The DNA sequence ATAACTTGCAATCCCCGAGAAGAATCACTTTGATTGGAGCCATTATGCAACCTGCAGCAGTAATTTCCGGGCTTGATGAAAAATCATCAAATAGATATTTACTACATAATATTACTACACTCATCCTTACAACACTGACATTATACATTGTGTTTGGTTCGCTTAATATAGCATATTCCTCTGAAAAGAAGAGTGTACCTAATATTGTATTTATACTTGCCGATGATATGGGCTACGGTGACGTCACCGCTCTCAACGCCGACAGCCGGATCCCGACACCCCATCTCGATCAACTCGCCCGTCAGAGCCTGACCTTTACCGATGCCCACGCCGCAGGCTCTTATTGTGTCCCCTCCCGCTACGGCCTGCTCACCGGCCGCTACATGTGGCGCACCCGCCTGGGTTCGGGGGGCAACCTCGCGAATCTCGCCGGCACCCTGATCGAACCGGGTCGTAAAACAATCGCGAATGTTCTGCAGGAGGCGGGCTACCAGACCGGACTCGTCGGTAAATGGCACCAGGGCATCGACTGGAAGCTGCACGACGAAAGCGAACGGACACAGATCCGCGTCGATCCCAACTATCAGAACTTTAAAAATATCGACTTCGCCTCTCCGGTATTGAAAGGTCCGCGAGACTTCGGATTCGCTTACTCCTTTGGCACCGCCGGTTCCGCGGAGATGAATCCCGCCGCCTTTATTGAGAACAACCGCGTCACCGTCATTCCCACAATGACTTCCGCCCAGGCCAAAGCACAGCACGGCGAATGGTTTGGCCGGGACGATAACATTGTCGCCGCCGGCTATACCATGGATCGACTCGTTCCCACGCTGTCGAACAAGGCCTGCGAGTTCGTCGAAACCGCGGTCCGCACGAAACCAGACCAGCCCTTCTTCCTCTATTACGCGATGACCACGCCCCATAACCCGATCGTTCCCCACAAGGAATTCGTGGGCAAAAGCAAAGCCGGCGCCTATGGCGATTTCGTCGTTGAGCTCGATCACCACGTCGGCAAGCTGCTCCGCAAGCTGGACGAGCTGGGCATCGCGGACAACACCCTCGTCATCTTCACCAGCGACAACGGCCCCGTGAACCGTACGAAAGGGTATTCCCAACGCTGGGTTCGCGGCGATACGATGATTTACGGTCACGACAGCAACGGTCCCTGTACCGGCTGGAAAGGGGGCCTCGAAGAAGGGGGGCACCGCGTTCCGTTTCTCGTGCGCTGGCCCGACGTCATCAAGCCGGGCGAAACCTGTTCGACCACCATCGTCTTCAACGACGTCCTGCCCACGCTGGCAGAAATGCTGGATGTCCCGCTCGACAGCAGCACCGCAGAAGATGGCGTCAGTTTCTACCAGGCCCTGCAAGGCGAAGCGCGGCCTGTATCCTTCCACAAGGCGATTGTCCACAATCATCACAACGGCACGTTCGCCGTCCGACAGGGACCATTCAAGCTGACGATCCGCGGCCCCAAAACGGTCGAGCAAGTTCTGGATGACAGCATCCCCGTGGCGTATACCCTGTATAATCTGGATCAGGACATCGAAGAAACCACCGACATCGCAAAACAGCAACCGCAGCAGGTGCAGCAGATGCACGCTCTCTTGAAACAATATATCAAGGCCGGCAGAAGTAACGGCAGTGAAAGACCCTGAAGTAACGTCTCTTGCCGGGACAATACCGGTATGCTGGTTTATGATCATTGTATTTGTTTCCTTGACCAATTTGACAGCCGAGGCCTCCCATGCAACTTGATCCCTTTCATCTCGCGTTTCAGGTGCGTGACATTGCCGAAGCCCGCGCCTTTTATGGTGACCTGCTCGGCTGTAGTGAAGGTCGCAGCGCCGAGACCTGGGTCGACTTCAATTTCTTCGGTCAACAGGTCGTCTGCCATCTGAATCCGGACATCGGTCCCGACGGCAGCATTGCAGCCCATGTGAATCCCGTCGACGGTCACGGCGTGCCTGTCCCCCATTTCGGCGTTGTCCTCACCATGGATCGCTGGCAGACCCTGGCTGATCGCCTCCGCGAACGACAGATCGAGTTCGTCATCGAGCCCTACATTCGCTTCCAGGGGCAGCCGGGCGAACAGGCCACCATGTTCTTCCTCGACCCCAGCGGCAACGCACTGGAATTCAAGGCCTTCCAAGATATTGAATCGCAACTGTTTGCTACCTGAGGCGGAGATAAACGTTTTAAGACAAGCAATTAGATGCAAAAATGAGTTAAACTCTATCCGACTACCGTAATTCACTTCCCTGTCGTTTTTGAAATCGTCCGGAGTAATGATGGAAGAATTCTTATACCTGAAAAAATCAAGACGATTCTGGGGCTGGACGGTATGCCTGTCGCTCATCTCAGCCATCCTCTCTCCGTTTCTCAGCATCAACGCGGTCCTGAATATCATCACCAGCATCTCGCAACGCTGGGAAGAGACAGACCAGCAGCAGCCGTTCGAATTCATTGTGGACATTCTCAATAACTCCCTGGCCGCCCTGAGTGCCGGGGCCACCGCGATGCTGGTCTCTCTGGTCATCTTTCTGATCTCGCTCATCCTGTATCTCAAGCGGGGCAAAGCCATGCTGGCACTCACGGAAAGAGCGCTCACCATTTTGGAATCAACGCCGGAACACGCTGAAGTCCCCTCCACCGAATGACCAGTCACCGAAAATAAAATATTTGCTGTGCAATACACACTGGAATTATCTCTCCCGGTCTGCGCGTAGAACTGAATAAACTGAACTTGATTCGCACTTTCCGATCCATAAAGTGTTGCAATTGTGCTTCGCGCGCGAGGCGGATGATGCGTGCACTGGAATCTGCGACACAAGTACCCCAGGTTCACCTGAATCGCCGTCTTTTTTTGCCGTTTTTCACCGGAACACTCAGCACCGGTTCCCGTTGTCTCGTACAATTTCAAAGCATTTCGGAGCCATTTCAGCGAAACTGAGCGGCAACTCACCGGAAACTCAGAGCGGAAATTCTGCTTGACACCCCCACGCCGATCGCGATGATCAGCCCCGTCACGCAGAGCGAAAGAAACTAACAACAAAGCCGAGCAAGCCCCGTGTGTGTTGAGTCCTGATGCGACAGATACCATGTAAGACTCCCAGGCAAACAGAATTAACAATCTTTCAGCAGCGGTTAGAAGTTCCCCGCTCACCAAAACGCACTCATCATACGCAGCGGCTCCTCCCCGGCGAGGTAAACATTCAGAGCCAGATTACCCCGCAAATCGCTCTCACACTACCTGCACAAAACTGCTAAACTCCCCGCATGTCAGGTTCGTGTAAGAGCAGGGCAGGGACGCAAGTCCTTTGAGGAACCCGTCCCGGAAAAAACCAATCGAATCAGGATGTCGATGATGAAATTCAGGAAGCTTGGAAATACGGATCTAACGGTTTCGGAAATCTCCCTCGGATGTTCCGGCTTCTGGGGCAATGCCCGCTTTCCGGAGCGACAGGCTGCAGACATCATTCACACCGCGTTTGACGCAGGTGTCAACTTCTTTGAT is a window from the Gimesia benthica genome containing:
- a CDS encoding sulfatase family protein is translated as MGYGDVTALNADSRIPTPHLDQLARQSLTFTDAHAAGSYCVPSRYGLLTGRYMWRTRLGSGGNLANLAGTLIEPGRKTIANVLQEAGYQTGLVGKWHQGIDWKLHDESERTQIRVDPNYQNFKNIDFASPVLKGPRDFGFAYSFGTAGSAEMNPAAFIENNRVTVIPTMTSAQAKAQHGEWFGRDDNIVAAGYTMDRLVPTLSNKACEFVETAVRTKPDQPFFLYYAMTTPHNPIVPHKEFVGKSKAGAYGDFVVELDHHVGKLLRKLDELGIADNTLVIFTSDNGPVNRTKGYSQRWVRGDTMIYGHDSNGPCTGWKGGLEEGGHRVPFLVRWPDVIKPGETCSTTIVFNDVLPTLAEMLDVPLDSSTAEDGVSFYQALQGEARPVSFHKAIVHNHHNGTFAVRQGPFKLTIRGPKTVEQVLDDSIPVAYTLYNLDQDIEETTDIAKQQPQQVQQMHALLKQYIKAGRSNGSERP
- a CDS encoding VOC family protein, which gives rise to MQLDPFHLAFQVRDIAEARAFYGDLLGCSEGRSAETWVDFNFFGQQVVCHLNPDIGPDGSIAAHVNPVDGHGVPVPHFGVVLTMDRWQTLADRLRERQIEFVIEPYIRFQGQPGEQATMFFLDPSGNALEFKAFQDIESQLFAT